A single window of Psychrobacter raelei DNA harbors:
- a CDS encoding phage protease gives MKTPIHTTLNNTNQSDVITALCRSLPSDTNAESGLWLPLIPIGAFAGRDGRSWNNSDPEAVINNTILPFILDIDHASETTPNTEASGWITKLKIENNHILGLFELNARGKEVIEDKRYKFYSPAFNITKDGVVHALASVGLTNKPNLNVPALNNATTTPNSNQKDTPMDPELLKALGLAADADKSAVLEAIKALKAAKKAPDLNSFVPQATHTQVVTELNTTKQQLADMQAAKHKEAVETAINTAIADKKIAPADKEFYTSCCSTEQGLADFNKFVETKAPIIGDSNLPSTSPKEDKSTELNSEQQEVLAQMGVTVD, from the coding sequence ATGAAAACACCTATACATACCACGCTTAACAATACCAATCAAAGTGACGTTATCACGGCACTTTGCCGTAGCTTGCCATCTGATACTAATGCAGAAAGCGGACTATGGTTACCCCTGATACCGATTGGTGCATTCGCTGGCCGAGATGGGCGTAGCTGGAATAACAGCGACCCTGAAGCGGTCATTAACAACACCATCCTGCCGTTTATCTTAGACATTGATCATGCCAGTGAAACTACGCCAAACACTGAAGCCAGTGGCTGGATTACCAAGCTTAAGATTGAGAACAACCATATCTTAGGTTTGTTTGAGCTCAATGCACGTGGCAAAGAAGTCATAGAAGATAAGCGTTATAAATTCTACTCTCCCGCATTTAACATCACTAAAGATGGCGTGGTACATGCGCTAGCCAGTGTCGGCTTGACCAATAAGCCGAACTTAAATGTGCCTGCCCTAAATAATGCAACCACCACCCCAAACTCAAACCAAAAGGACACTCCTATGGACCCTGAATTATTAAAAGCCCTTGGCTTAGCCGCTGATGCTGATAAGTCAGCAGTGCTTGAAGCTATCAAAGCACTAAAAGCTGCCAAAAAAGCGCCTGATTTAAATAGCTTTGTGCCGCAAGCCACCCACACTCAAGTTGTTACCGAGCTTAATACTACTAAACAGCAACTGGCAGACATGCAGGCTGCAAAGCATAAAGAAGCGGTAGAGACAGCTATTAACACGGCTATTGCAGATAAAAAGATTGCACCAGCTGATAAAGAGTTTTACACCAGCTGCTGCTCAACTGAACAGGGCTTAGCAGATTTTAATAAGTTTGTTGAAACCAAGGCGCCCATTATTGGTGACAGCAATCTGCCAAGCACGTCACCCAAAGAAGATAAAAGCACAGAGTTAAACAGTGAGCAACAAGAAGTGCTGGCTCAAATGGGTGTGACTGTAGATTAA
- a CDS encoding Mor transcription activator family protein: MADIKKDEKSAAGMSLDVFGVSAPELIKDLAGTVAHVGVKHYGLTPVIANKLGVDVALAFAEQAGGTQVYIPITLSVKISNRDLEMYKKFDGSNHNQLAKEFGCSVAWVYTVLKRVRKQMQDKNQPNLF; the protein is encoded by the coding sequence ATGGCGGATATAAAAAAAGATGAAAAAAGTGCGGCTGGTATGTCACTTGATGTGTTTGGTGTATCCGCCCCTGAATTAATCAAAGACTTGGCGGGCACTGTTGCTCATGTTGGCGTTAAACATTACGGTCTTACACCTGTTATAGCAAACAAATTAGGGGTGGATGTTGCGTTGGCATTTGCTGAACAGGCAGGCGGTACTCAAGTTTATATTCCTATTACTTTGAGCGTAAAAATCAGTAATAGAGATCTAGAGATGTACAAGAAGTTTGACGGCAGCAACCACAACCAGCTGGCCAAAGAGTTCGGCTGTAGTGTGGCTTGGGTGTATACGGTGCTTAAGCGTGTCCGTAAACAGATGCAAGATAAAAATCAACCTAACCTGTTTTAA
- a CDS encoding terminase large subunit domain-containing protein → MTNAVTERPLNQLSNECQNFLDSFSGFNKNDVLLGYQKRWIADDSQIKVGEKSRRIGLTWAEAADNALDASMSRTAGGCDTFYIGSNKEMAREYIDAVAMWAKAYGYAASETQEDVFNDEDKDIQVFVIYFASGFKVKALSSSPKNLRGMQGNVVIDEAAFHDRFAEVLKAAMALTMWGSKVRIISTHNGDDSPFNEYIKDCRSGKKRGSVHTITIEDACNDGLYQRICQVLGKCQVTGGEYTAEGERQWIQNLLNDTESEEDAQEEYMCVPKHGSGNWLTRAMIEKNMDKDTPVISLIKTDDFSLVDEHIRRSEIHDWCEEHLKPLLDGLNPNLKHYVGEDFARSSNLTSVSVGAEQHNLDLEVQFIVELGKMPYKQQEQIIVDYILKQLPNFAGGAFDARGNGGFLAEAAADMFGRWDEKEQTGLIDEVSFSDPWYRNNTPPLKSALEDGTFKKIPKTDRVLADLRAFRVVKGIPKIPTATASEDRQGIKRHADTAISLLLLRHAQFTIEAKVREYGYESVKSDTIYQDDDATEFYGFKRGVL, encoded by the coding sequence ATGACTAATGCCGTTACAGAGCGCCCACTGAATCAGCTATCTAATGAGTGTCAAAACTTCTTAGATAGCTTTAGTGGGTTTAATAAAAATGATGTACTGCTCGGCTATCAAAAGCGATGGATAGCCGATGACAGTCAAATCAAGGTGGGTGAAAAATCCCGCCGTATTGGTCTAACCTGGGCGGAAGCTGCGGACAACGCCCTTGATGCTAGTATGAGCCGTACAGCGGGCGGTTGTGATACGTTTTATATCGGCTCAAACAAAGAGATGGCACGCGAGTATATCGATGCTGTCGCTATGTGGGCCAAGGCTTACGGTTATGCTGCAAGTGAAACACAGGAAGATGTGTTTAATGATGAAGACAAAGACATCCAGGTCTTTGTGATCTATTTTGCTTCTGGCTTTAAGGTCAAAGCCCTGTCATCCAGTCCCAAAAATCTGCGTGGTATGCAAGGTAATGTGGTTATTGATGAAGCGGCATTCCACGATAGATTTGCTGAAGTGTTAAAAGCTGCAATGGCCCTTACTATGTGGGGCAGTAAAGTCCGCATTATTTCAACACACAATGGCGATGACAGCCCCTTTAATGAATACATTAAAGACTGCCGGTCTGGTAAAAAGCGCGGCTCTGTGCACACCATTACCATTGAAGATGCGTGTAATGATGGCCTGTATCAGCGTATTTGTCAGGTACTGGGTAAATGCCAGGTCACTGGTGGTGAGTATACGGCTGAAGGTGAACGCCAGTGGATACAAAACCTGCTTAATGACACAGAAAGCGAGGAAGATGCTCAAGAAGAGTATATGTGTGTGCCCAAGCATGGCTCTGGTAACTGGTTAACCCGTGCCATGATTGAAAAGAACATGGATAAAGACACGCCTGTTATTAGCCTTATTAAAACAGATGACTTTAGCTTGGTTGATGAGCATATCAGACGTAGTGAAATACACGACTGGTGTGAAGAGCATTTAAAGCCACTTTTAGACGGCTTAAACCCTAATTTAAAACACTATGTTGGAGAGGATTTTGCACGTAGTAGTAACCTTACGTCAGTAAGTGTTGGCGCTGAGCAACACAATCTAGATTTAGAAGTCCAGTTTATTGTTGAGCTTGGCAAGATGCCGTATAAGCAACAAGAACAAATCATCGTTGATTATATATTGAAGCAATTGCCTAACTTTGCTGGTGGTGCGTTTGATGCGCGTGGTAATGGTGGCTTCTTGGCTGAAGCGGCGGCGGATATGTTTGGCAGATGGGATGAAAAAGAGCAAACGGGCTTGATTGATGAGGTGAGCTTTAGTGACCCGTGGTATCGAAACAACACCCCACCTTTAAAGTCAGCGTTAGAAGACGGCACATTTAAGAAGATACCTAAAACAGACAGAGTATTGGCAGACTTGCGAGCATTTAGAGTGGTCAAGGGTATACCAAAGATACCGACTGCAACGGCTAGTGAGGATAGGCAAGGCATTAAGCGACATGCTGATACCGCTATATCACTATTACTGCTACGTCATGCCCAGTTTACTATTGAAGCCAAGGTACGTGAATACGGCTACGAGAGTGTTAAAAGCGACACTATCTATCAAGATGACGATGCCACAGAATTTTATGGATTTAAACGAGGCGTACTGTGA
- a CDS encoding DUF3486 family protein, with product MTDKTRGRASKVDLLPSDIKSQLTMMLRDKKLSQAKILAEINQLILDAGLDEEHCLSRSGLNRFSTRMEQMSARIRESREMAEIWTKQFGEAPQSDVGKMLMEFIKQLAFETTMTVGESEDGVDIKALNQLALVVQRVEQAETSSFKREQAIRKEIATLAADTAEQAVSEAGLSADTVKMIKHQILGIAND from the coding sequence ATGACTGACAAAACACGAGGACGTGCAAGCAAAGTGGATCTACTCCCAAGCGACATCAAAAGCCAGCTGACCATGATGCTACGTGATAAGAAACTATCACAAGCAAAAATCTTAGCTGAAATTAATCAGCTTATCTTAGATGCTGGGCTTGATGAAGAGCACTGCTTAAGCCGAAGTGGGCTTAATCGCTTTAGCACTCGCATGGAGCAGATGTCAGCCCGTATCCGTGAAAGCCGTGAAATGGCAGAGATCTGGACCAAGCAGTTTGGTGAAGCGCCGCAAAGCGACGTGGGAAAAATGCTGATGGAGTTTATTAAGCAGCTGGCATTTGAAACCACAATGACCGTTGGTGAAAGTGAAGACGGCGTTGATATCAAGGCGCTTAATCAGTTAGCCCTTGTGGTGCAGCGTGTTGAGCAAGCTGAAACCAGTAGCTTTAAGCGTGAGCAAGCGATACGTAAAGAGATTGCGACACTTGCTGCTGATACCGCCGAGCAAGCTGTATCAGAAGCTGGATTGTCTGCTGATACGGTCAAAATGATTAAACATCAAATCCTTGGTATCGCTAATGACTAA
- a CDS encoding AAA family ATPase yields MTLTDQVKQLIEEKGLTQTQVAKECGFSSGALSSFFKGTYKGDNEKLEATLQSWLNAQTKQTDTFVSAPDFVETPTATKIFADCDFLKMFGKMGVVYGASGVGKTQAARQYTKANNNVWMITARPSICTINEVLYEMALELGITDAPKRAGKLSRILKTKLSGTKGLMIIDEADHLPLKVLEELRILQEDSEVGFMLIGNDKVYTQMQGGFNQRHQFARLWSRNAKRQSVQQSSKKDVDAVAQAWGLELSDTKLMNALYSIGQGAGSLRALTNYLQLAGLTAKARNEPITLPLILSAQKQMG; encoded by the coding sequence ATGACATTAACAGATCAAGTAAAACAACTGATAGAAGAAAAAGGCTTAACTCAAACCCAAGTTGCCAAAGAATGTGGCTTTAGCTCTGGTGCGTTAAGTAGCTTCTTTAAAGGTACTTATAAAGGTGATAACGAAAAGCTTGAAGCTACGCTGCAAAGCTGGCTGAACGCACAGACAAAGCAGACTGATACATTTGTCTCTGCCCCTGACTTTGTTGAGACACCTACGGCGACAAAGATATTTGCTGACTGCGACTTTTTGAAGATGTTTGGAAAAATGGGCGTTGTCTATGGTGCAAGCGGAGTGGGTAAAACGCAAGCAGCTCGCCAATACACCAAAGCTAATAACAATGTGTGGATGATAACCGCCCGCCCTAGCATCTGTACTATCAATGAAGTGCTGTACGAGATGGCATTGGAGCTTGGCATTACTGATGCGCCAAAACGTGCAGGCAAACTATCACGTATCTTAAAGACGAAGCTGTCTGGCACTAAGGGTCTCATGATTATTGATGAAGCTGACCACTTGCCGCTGAAAGTATTGGAAGAATTACGCATCTTGCAAGAAGACAGTGAAGTCGGCTTTATGCTGATTGGTAACGATAAGGTCTATACACAGATGCAAGGCGGATTTAATCAACGCCACCAGTTTGCAAGGCTTTGGAGTCGTAACGCCAAACGCCAATCAGTACAGCAGAGCAGTAAAAAGGATGTCGATGCGGTAGCCCAGGCTTGGGGGCTTGAGCTGTCTGATACCAAGCTTATGAATGCACTGTATAGCATCGGTCAAGGGGCTGGGTCATTACGTGCCTTAACCAACTACTTACAGCTAGCCGGTCTGACTGCTAAAGCTCGTAATGAGCCAATTACGCTACCGCTGATTTTATCAGCACAAAAGCAGATGGGGTGA
- a CDS encoding phage minor head protein, which translates to MADKPLDDKPKVIPHEAIAYIKSKKLATSYNWSEIYAQQHASKFTVAKIMEMDVLENIHQSVIDAVAEGQSFHSFKKGILARLGESGWGNFEQEDEVTGEKITRLSNRRLRKVYAVNKTQSYHTGSWHRFESNKATHPYLRYRLGPSREHRLDHKGFENLVLPVDDPFWQTHMPMNGWGCKCWVQSITADKAEKLGISKSPRVEVHDWVNKSTGRIHKVPKGIDPGFEYNVGKHHEHKALEMVTDKLSKVVTQNPSLANATMTALLNDAAQKAMIDKVVRDMVTDIAENKRAYGNTLAVGTIKDEVVDKLEQMGKAPHHRIIAVRDVDILHGLRDSKQKLDKHLDIEFWQNLPIELQNPTAILLQSKEQQRQNNALDTLVFVYAQQNGKLLIKVDYAVKTKDNNGKKKQVLLNLVKTGSALSKDELSTLKAFELLWGEL; encoded by the coding sequence ATGGCAGATAAACCTTTAGATGATAAACCCAAAGTTATCCCTCATGAAGCCATTGCTTATATTAAAAGTAAAAAGCTGGCAACCAGCTACAACTGGTCAGAGATATATGCACAACAGCATGCTTCTAAGTTCACAGTCGCTAAGATTATGGAGATGGATGTATTAGAGAATATCCATCAATCTGTGATTGATGCTGTGGCTGAGGGTCAAAGCTTTCACAGTTTTAAAAAGGGTATTCTAGCCAGACTTGGTGAGTCTGGATGGGGTAACTTTGAGCAAGAAGATGAAGTAACGGGCGAAAAGATAACCCGATTATCCAACAGACGCTTGCGTAAAGTCTATGCAGTTAATAAGACTCAGTCTTATCACACAGGCTCTTGGCATCGATTTGAGTCTAATAAAGCCACGCACCCGTACTTACGCTATCGACTTGGGCCAAGTCGTGAGCATAGGCTAGATCATAAAGGGTTTGAAAACTTGGTACTGCCTGTTGACGACCCCTTCTGGCAGACGCATATGCCCATGAACGGCTGGGGATGCAAATGCTGGGTGCAAAGCATCACAGCAGATAAAGCGGAGAAACTAGGCATTAGTAAAAGTCCTAGGGTTGAAGTGCATGACTGGGTGAACAAATCGACTGGGCGTATTCATAAAGTGCCCAAGGGTATTGATCCAGGTTTTGAATATAATGTCGGTAAGCATCATGAGCATAAAGCGCTTGAGATGGTGACAGATAAGCTGTCAAAAGTGGTGACGCAAAACCCAAGCTTAGCCAATGCCACCATGACAGCCTTGCTTAATGATGCTGCTCAAAAGGCTATGATTGATAAAGTAGTACGTGACATGGTGACTGATATTGCGGAAAACAAGCGTGCTTATGGTAATACGCTGGCAGTTGGCACTATTAAAGACGAGGTGGTCGATAAGCTAGAACAGATGGGTAAAGCGCCGCACCATCGAATTATTGCCGTACGAGATGTGGATATATTGCATGGTTTAAGAGACAGTAAGCAGAAATTAGATAAGCATTTAGATATAGAGTTCTGGCAAAACTTACCAATCGAGCTACAAAACCCTACCGCAATCTTATTACAGAGTAAAGAGCAACAACGGCAAAATAATGCGCTTGATACATTAGTGTTTGTTTACGCTCAACAAAATGGAAAGCTACTCATTAAAGTTGATTATGCTGTCAAAACAAAAGACAACAATGGCAAGAAAAAACAAGTTTTATTGAATTTGGTGAAAACAGGGTCGGCGTTATCTAAGGATGAGCTATCTACTTTAAAGGCGTTTGAACTACTGTGGGGAGAGTTATAG
- a CDS encoding HU family DNA-binding protein has translation MIKQDLINKMADGAGINKKQAHAALQAFEHGVTEALANGDNVQMVGFGTFSTAKRKARPGRNPKTGEPLQIPAKTVVRFKAGKGLDEAVN, from the coding sequence ATGATCAAACAAGATTTAATCAACAAAATGGCAGATGGAGCAGGTATTAATAAGAAGCAGGCACACGCTGCACTACAAGCCTTTGAACATGGCGTAACAGAAGCATTGGCAAATGGTGATAATGTTCAAATGGTTGGCTTTGGTACCTTTAGCACTGCCAAGCGTAAAGCGCGCCCAGGTCGTAACCCTAAAACTGGCGAACCTTTACAGATCCCTGCAAAGACAGTTGTCAGATTTAAAGCTGGTAAGGGATTGGATGAAGCGGTTAACTGA
- a CDS encoding DUF3164 family protein, producing the protein MTNQEKQINVPEGFMVNEKGYHVPIDKIKPIDKLRDEQVRQMIKDAKHLRGVMQDIKASLFSDFRDFLDISAAEYDTEYGGKKGNVSLPSFDGKYKVQIAIQDHIVFDERLQIAQNLIHECIEEWGASSAKEIMTLVNDAFQVDKEGKVSTQRVLGLRRHNFEHPKWEKAMEAIADAMQVTSSTEYMRFYERDDKGKYQQIALDFSKV; encoded by the coding sequence GTGACTAATCAAGAAAAACAAATAAATGTACCTGAAGGCTTTATGGTCAACGAAAAAGGCTACCATGTACCTATCGACAAAATAAAGCCTATCGACAAGCTGCGTGATGAGCAAGTTAGGCAGATGATTAAGGATGCTAAGCACTTACGCGGTGTGATGCAGGATATTAAGGCTTCCCTATTTTCTGATTTTAGAGACTTTCTTGATATTTCTGCTGCTGAATATGACACTGAGTATGGCGGCAAAAAAGGCAATGTTAGTCTGCCTAGCTTTGATGGTAAATACAAAGTGCAGATTGCCATTCAAGATCATATTGTGTTTGATGAGCGCTTGCAGATAGCCCAAAACCTCATCCATGAGTGCATTGAAGAATGGGGTGCAAGCAGTGCCAAAGAAATTATGACACTGGTTAACGATGCCTTCCAAGTGGATAAAGAAGGTAAAGTTAGCACTCAGCGCGTGCTTGGCTTACGCCGTCACAACTTTGAGCATCCAAAGTGGGAGAAAGCCATGGAGGCCATTGCAGATGCGATGCAAGTCACCAGTAGCACTGAATACATGCGTTTTTATGAGCGTGATGACAAAGGCAAGTATCAGCAAATAGCTCTCGATTTTAGCAAGGTATAG
- a CDS encoding regulatory protein GemA has product MTTNTTTVYKNKLKRTIKTGMHALQLDDATYRDMLANVSLRVSGSAKRSIKNMTLAELNAVIDEMRGKGFEARRGKYSGQKDNSVRNKDEQKLGGQSPMLGKIQALWITMHQQGFVKDGSDNALNAFARKLFNKQRKQDDKPLIINLRGADDRELWRLIETLKSWQQREEAKLRHQNLKDKK; this is encoded by the coding sequence ATGACGACTAATACAACAACTGTCTATAAGAACAAGCTGAAACGCACTATCAAGACAGGTATGCACGCGCTACAGCTTGATGATGCAACGTACAGAGATATGCTGGCTAACGTAAGCCTGCGTGTCAGTGGCAGTGCTAAGCGTAGCATCAAAAATATGACGCTTGCCGAGCTTAACGCTGTCATTGATGAGATGCGCGGTAAAGGCTTTGAGGCCAGACGTGGTAAGTATAGCGGTCAAAAAGACAACTCCGTACGCAATAAAGATGAGCAAAAGCTTGGCGGACAAAGCCCGATGCTTGGCAAAATCCAAGCACTGTGGATCACGATGCACCAGCAGGGCTTTGTGAAAGACGGTAGTGACAATGCGTTAAATGCCTTTGCACGTAAGCTATTTAACAAACAGCGCAAGCAGGATGATAAGCCGCTGATTATTAACTTGCGGGGCGCTGATGATAGAGAGCTGTGGCGACTGATTGAGACGCTGAAGAGCTGGCAGCAACGTGAAGAAGCCAAATTGCGACATCAAAACTTAAAAGACAAAAAGTAA
- a CDS encoding DUF935 domain-containing protein, translated as MKEIDPKSQAGKKVLEQEIAAASMTGVRRAWNDDSIAKGLNPVKLANVLTDANQGDIYDYLTLAEEMEEREPHYGSVIRTRKLAIEGLDRHVEPGSDDELGQKIADDINNLVQSAEFDDLISALVDGLGKGFAACEVMWQNFKPTTYKWRDPRYFTYAADDAYTLRLRNEDGTAGQHLPAYKFVVHQPKLKAGVPIRGGLARMAALSYMCKTYALTDWMAFCEVFGMPIRVGKYGNGASDTDKTILKRAVANIGTDAAAIIPESMQLEFIQAATSTGGESLFENLANWLDKQISKAVLGQTMTADDGSSNAQSQVHNEVRLDLLKADAKQLAATINQQLIKPYIDFNYGVQEVYPKFVLHVPEPEDIAGLVSGLAQLIPLGLKVPQNFVRDKLGIPDPQEDEELLGVPTAQNTNNFELNRKYAEWVANGYRDPSVASMHSDHPKTKDAVIDVLKELNGKQDHVTDDTDDDLDDFINMTEQSIQDLVTQLQSANSFDEMLTLLNDAQLNTSDITDALALAGIKAFADGVK; from the coding sequence GTGAAAGAAATAGACCCAAAAAGCCAAGCAGGCAAAAAAGTATTAGAGCAGGAAATTGCCGCCGCATCTATGACGGGTGTACGCCGTGCGTGGAATGATGACAGCATTGCAAAAGGGTTAAATCCTGTCAAGCTGGCCAATGTACTGACAGATGCTAACCAAGGTGATATATACGACTACCTAACGCTCGCTGAAGAAATGGAAGAGCGTGAGCCGCATTACGGCAGCGTAATTCGTACTCGTAAATTGGCAATTGAGGGGCTGGATAGACACGTTGAGCCTGGCAGTGATGATGAGCTGGGCCAAAAGATTGCTGATGACATCAACAACTTAGTACAAAGCGCTGAATTTGATGACCTGATTAGCGCTTTGGTGGATGGTCTTGGTAAAGGATTTGCCGCATGTGAGGTAATGTGGCAAAACTTTAAGCCAACTACTTACAAATGGCGTGACCCTCGTTACTTTACTTATGCTGCTGATGACGCGTATACATTACGGTTACGCAATGAAGATGGTACGGCTGGACAGCATCTGCCCGCTTATAAGTTTGTAGTACACCAGCCCAAGCTAAAAGCGGGTGTACCTATTCGTGGCGGTTTAGCACGTATGGCTGCACTTAGTTATATGTGTAAGACGTATGCCCTAACAGATTGGATGGCGTTTTGTGAAGTGTTTGGTATGCCCATCCGTGTGGGTAAATATGGCAATGGTGCGTCTGACACTGATAAGACAATCTTAAAGCGTGCTGTGGCAAACATAGGTACAGATGCGGCGGCCATTATCCCGGAGTCTATGCAGCTGGAGTTTATCCAAGCGGCAACCTCAACAGGCGGTGAAAGTCTGTTTGAGAACTTGGCAAACTGGCTGGATAAGCAAATCAGTAAAGCCGTGCTTGGTCAGACGATGACCGCTGATGATGGCAGTAGCAATGCTCAAAGCCAAGTGCATAATGAAGTACGGTTGGACTTGCTAAAAGCTGATGCCAAGCAATTGGCTGCTACGATTAACCAGCAACTGATTAAGCCGTACATTGATTTTAACTATGGCGTACAAGAGGTCTATCCAAAGTTTGTCCTGCACGTACCAGAGCCTGAAGATATTGCAGGTCTAGTGAGTGGTCTTGCTCAGCTGATACCGCTTGGGCTTAAAGTGCCACAGAACTTTGTACGTGACAAACTTGGCATTCCTGATCCACAAGAGGATGAGGAGTTATTAGGAGTACCAACGGCTCAAAATACTAATAATTTTGAACTGAATAGAAAATACGCTGAATGGGTTGCAAACGGTTATCGTGATCCAAGTGTTGCAAGCATGCACAGTGATCACCCAAAAACCAAAGATGCTGTCATTGATGTATTAAAAGAACTCAATGGTAAGCAAGACCATGTCACTGATGATACCGACGATGACTTAGACGACTTTATCAATATGACTGAGCAATCTATTCAAGATTTGGTGACACAGCTACAAAGCGCTAATAGCTTTGATGAGATGCTAACTCTGCTTAATGATGCCCAATTAAACACCAGTGATATTACCGATGCGCTAGCATTAGCAGGCATCAAGGCGTTTGCTGATGGGGTTAAGTAA
- a CDS encoding N-acetylmuramidase family protein, which yields MPKKITLEQIRESAKGLGVETAVLLAVRDVECPESGFNADGSPVILFEPHVFWRELGKVYYYTKRKQMRDLFPDICYPSWRKSAYNVRPSHQKLYVASVLHWDAAHASCSWGLGQVMGNNWKDLGYASLKEFVDAMHESEAKQLDAMCRFIKANNLVDELQRHDWAGFARGYNGSGYRKNKYDEKLEAAYNKHKHTK from the coding sequence ATGCCTAAAAAAATCACCCTTGAACAAATCCGAGAGTCTGCCAAAGGCTTGGGCGTTGAAACAGCCGTATTGTTAGCCGTGCGTGATGTTGAGTGTCCTGAAAGCGGATTTAATGCTGATGGCTCACCTGTCATCTTATTTGAGCCGCATGTGTTTTGGCGCGAGCTTGGCAAGGTCTATTACTACACCAAGCGCAAGCAAATGCGTGACCTATTCCCTGATATCTGCTATCCATCTTGGCGCAAATCTGCCTATAACGTACGCCCTTCACACCAAAAGCTATATGTTGCATCCGTGCTGCATTGGGATGCTGCTCATGCGTCCTGCTCTTGGGGTTTGGGTCAAGTGATGGGTAATAACTGGAAGGACTTGGGCTATGCATCGCTTAAAGAATTTGTGGATGCCATGCATGAGTCTGAGGCTAAGCAGTTAGATGCGATGTGCCGATTTATCAAAGCAAATAACCTCGTTGATGAGCTACAACGTCATGACTGGGCGGGCTTTGCACGAGGGTATAACGGTAGCGGGTATCGTAAAAACAAATACGATGAAAAGCTTGAGGCTGCATACAACAAGCATAAGCACACTAAATAA
- a CDS encoding DUF2730 family protein yields MRQIFEYITAHWAVFLTLCGTISSIIYLILDARYARKIEIKKGLDYLQLKFDEVENRVDKVEQDLQHLPSAKDVVALQVAIKEMRGETYALRSSIKGLSRLVDLLVEKEVNKGDK; encoded by the coding sequence GTGCGACAAATCTTTGAATACATTACAGCTCATTGGGCAGTGTTTTTGACACTATGCGGCACAATCAGCTCTATTATCTATCTGATATTAGACGCACGCTATGCACGCAAAATAGAGATAAAAAAAGGTCTGGACTACCTACAGCTAAAATTTGACGAAGTAGAAAATCGCGTCGATAAAGTTGAGCAGGATCTTCAGCATTTGCCAAGCGCCAAAGATGTTGTGGCACTGCAAGTGGCAATTAAAGAAATGAGAGGCGAAACCTATGCACTGCGTTCAAGCATAAAGGGGTTGTCTCGATTGGTTGATCTATTAGTAGAAAAAGAAGTAAACAAAGGGGATAAATAG
- a CDS encoding TraR/DksA C4-type zinc finger protein, with protein sequence MDNVDIAQRQQDIMLAHQLAKAKAQIQPLTAHNQTSDGDYECIDCGELVELPRVKLGLTLRCIGCQKVYEKKG encoded by the coding sequence ATGGATAACGTCGATATTGCACAACGACAGCAAGATATTATGCTGGCACACCAATTAGCTAAAGCAAAGGCGCAAATACAGCCACTAACAGCCCATAATCAAACCAGTGACGGTGACTATGAGTGTATTGACTGCGGTGAGCTTGTAGAGCTACCACGAGTGAAGCTTGGGCTGACTTTACGCTGTATTGGTTGCCAGAAAGTCTATGAAAAAAAAGGATAG